From the genome of Nicotiana sylvestris chromosome 2, ASM39365v2, whole genome shotgun sequence, one region includes:
- the LOC104247369 gene encoding LOB domain-containing protein 41-like encodes MRMSCNGCRVLRKGCSESCSIRPCLQWIKTPESQSNATVFLAKFYGRAGLMNLINAGPDHLRPAIFRSLLYEACGRIVNPIYGSVGLLWSGNWQLCQNAVEAVLKGAPVTPIASEVAVNNNGPPLKLPYDIRHINKDDNAIKSNDLHRVRTRCRFKRSATNTKATKANPVCSGSGDESALEKVNGSTSHDSSLSHQSEAAAVSAPNAQCESREIESLQSAEMAEAEDSTAVEPASVSQVDDRAEDGEIELELTLGFAPFATSHGKPKDTKRSEAVHLLDAAGECKMELGLTFRCDQFC; translated from the exons ATGCGGATGAGTTGCAATGGTTGTAGAGTTCTTCGAAAGGGCTGCAGCGAAAGTTGTAGTATACGGCCATGTCTTCAATGGATCAAAACTCCCGAGTCTCAATCCAACGCTACTGTTTTCCTCGCAAAGTTTTACGGCCGTGCTGGCCTTATGAATCTTATTAACGCCGGCCCTGATCATCTCCGTCCTG CTATATTTAGGTCATTACTATACGAGGCTTGTGGCAGAATAGTGAACCCAATATATGGATCCGTGGGGTTATTATGGTCTGGAAATTGGCAGCTTTGTCAAAATGCGGTGGAAGCAGTACTCAAAGGAGCTCCAGTTACTCCTATAGCTTCTGAAGTTGCTGTAAACAACAACGGTCCTCCTTTGAAATTGCCGTACGACATTAGGCATATTAACAAAGATGACAACGCTATCAAGTCAAATGATCTTCACCGGGTCAGGACCCGATGTCGATTCAAGCGCTCAGCTACTAATACAAAAGCGACAAAAGCTAACCCGGTTTGTTCCGGGTCGGGTGATGAATCCGCCCTTGAGAAAGTTAACGGGTCTACAAGCCACGACTCTTCATTGAGTCACCAGTCTGAAGCTGCGGCAGTGTCGGCTCCAAATGCGCAGTGCGAAAGCAGGGAGATTGAGAGTTTACAGTCCGCAGAGATGGCCGAAGCTGAAGATTCAACTGCAGTCGAACCTGCTTCCGTATCTCAAGTTGACGACCGAGCTGAAGACGGCGAAATCGAACTGGAACTGACTTTAGGCTTTGCGCCTTTTGCAACGTCTCACGGTAAGCCGAAGGATACGAAACGGAGTGAAGCTGTTCACTTGCTAGACGCCGCCGGAGAATGTAAAATGGAGCTGGGCCTTACTTTCCGTTGTGATCAATTTTGTTGA